CTTTATCAACATAAGTGCCGGGGTCCAGCGTCCTTGAGATATAGCCTGAAACAGGTGCCCTGATTTCAGCGTACGAGAGGAGCAAACGCGCATCCTTAAGGTCGGCCGCAGCCTCGTCGAGCTCGGCCTTGAGGGAATCCGAAGTCAACTCCTCCATCCTCTCCGAGCGCCCCTCGTTTACGGCGAGGCCAACCGAGGCTTGATGTTGCTTTATCTGCTGTCCAAGCGCCGCAACCTTCTCCACCTCGACGTCCAGGGCCGCTTTGGCGGCTCCGTGGTTGGCTACAGCAACCTTGAAGTAGGCTTCAACCTGGGTCAGATCCTCGTCCGATATGACGCGCTGGCGGTGGAGGCTTTTCTTTCGCTTAAGTTCATCTCGTGTGCGGGATTGAGTGGCGGCGAAGGCTTGCGTTTCTTTTCCCTTTTGAAGCAACAGGGCGCGGGCCGAGAGCAGGGTTTTTCTGAGGGTGGCCAGACGGGCTCGCGCCTCGTCAAGCAAACCGCTTACCCGCCCCTGTGAGTGCACGACAGAAACCTTACTCGACTCAAAGCGGGCTCGCGCCACGCCGACGGCGGCCCGAGCCTTTTCTACGGCAACCTCAAAACGCCTCCCGTCGAGGCGCACAAGCAAATCGCCGGCATGAACAGCCTGATTATCAGAGACAAGCATTTCACTAATTACGGCGGCAACCTGGGGGCTGACCGGAACGACGGTCGCCTTCACATAGGCATTGTCTGTCGACTCGAAACTCCAGTAATTCTTGCTCCAGATGGAGGCGCCTTTAACAGCACCTATCCCAAGCGCAATAAGTAGCATCAAAACAAATATTCTTTGGCCTCGGGAACGAGCACCCGTTTTTTTAAGCTGGGCACTCTCCTCTGGCGATAGCTCAGGCCCCTTGGGCAGATCATTGTTATCAGCCATCCAGAGAGACCTCAAATAGAACGAATCAGATTTACCGCCGCGAGAACTTCAGTATCGAAAAAAACCTTTTAATAAAAAAATTATCACTAATTAATAATACACCCGAACCCACCCCGAGTCACTTACCAGAGGTTCCCATGGATTTTTTTTAGTCCGCACAAGGCACAATGGCCACGCATTCGAATTGCCACTGTAAACCATGCTACTTTAAACCCATTCCTTGAATGCTTTAATTATTTCGGAGGGGAGCCATGACACCGGAAGAGAAATTCGACGCAGCAATCAAATCAGCGGTTAACGACAGGGAAGCCCTCATTAAATTTATGGGGAACTACACTGACGCCCAGGCAAGCTGGGAGCCAGGAGCCGGAGAGTGGTCGATTGCCCAAGGCGCAGAGCATATACTTTTAACAGACACCTTCGCGAGACAAGGGCTGCTAAAGACGCTGAGCGATGCGAAAGAAAATAAAGTTTGGGACAACGCGCCAGATAACCCCGAAAAATTTACGATAGATCAGCTCAGGCGGCGCGAGCAGGGTGCTGTCCCCTCGCCCGATCATCTTCTACCGAAAGAGGGCCGCCTCCTCTCGGCGATGATTCCCCTTCTCTTGCCCTCGCGCGAGGAAACGGGAGCGGCGCTGGCTCCCTATCGAGGCCATGAGCTCGAACGACTTATTCCCCCTTCCACCCGATACGGGGAATTGAACGTCTACGATCGAATGCACTACATGGGGATACACGATGCGCTTCACATGGAGCAGATGGAGCGGGTGACTAAAGCAAAAGGCTTTCCGAGCAGGGAATGAGAATTGTGCGAGGCGATTTTTTGGGGATTGAGGTGGTTGACCGAATCAACCTGCGGATAAGAGCAGGCGGTTAGGATTTTTCTTTTTTTTGTTTTTCGATAATCACATCAGAGGGCATCTCAGGTAAATTTGGCCCTATCTGGGATTTTTTCACGCGAAGGGTTTTGCCACCGGAGGCTGAGCCCGCCTCCCCTTGCCTGACGAACCACTCTTTAGCGGAACCGCCTCCGGCAAATGTCACGGTCCCCAATTTCTTCCCCCGCTTGCCTTCTAAAGAAACGCGGGCGCGGAATTTACCAAAATCATAACCGCCCTCATCTTTTGCCTCGCCCTCATGCTCAAGCTCCTTGAGCATGGCAACCAAGCTATTCAACTTGCTGCCATTCGCCTTTTTCCCGGCGGGCTTTTCAGTATCCCACTCCGCGCCGTTTCGGCGGAACACCATTTCCTTGCCAGTGGAAAAATTCAAGGTGATTTTAGAGATATCCTCGTCTTCATCGAATTTCGTCAGGCGCCGATCACTGAGATAAAACCCACCTCTCAGGATGTTGTAAAAATTCTTTTTCGAGAAAGCAAAAAGCCTTTTTTGCTCATCCATGCGGCCGAAAGTTTTTTTATCATCCACCAAGGGGCCGAGCGTGAAGCTTCGCTTCACCTCAGGGCCGTCCTCTTTTTTCTTTATCCATACGCTCACCCGATTGTCCGCCTTCGGGGCAAGACCATACTTCGCCATATCCGCCTTCTTGGGCGCGTCTACAAACTCAACGGCATTGGCCCATTTGATGTCCCAAAGAACGTCGTCAACATGTTTATGT
The window above is part of the Nitrospinaceae bacterium genome. Proteins encoded here:
- a CDS encoding HlyD family secretion protein — its product is MADNNDLPKGPELSPEESAQLKKTGARSRGQRIFVLMLLIALGIGAVKGASIWSKNYWSFESTDNAYVKATVVPVSPQVAAVISEMLVSDNQAVHAGDLLVRLDGRRFEVAVEKARAAVGVARARFESSKVSVVHSQGRVSGLLDEARARLATLRKTLLSARALLLQKGKETQAFAATQSRTRDELKRKKSLHRQRVISDEDLTQVEAYFKVAVANHGAAKAALDVEVEKVAALGQQIKQHQASVGLAVNEGRSERMEELTSDSLKAELDEAAADLKDARLLLSYAEIRAPVSGYISRTLDPGTYVDKGRPLLSIVQLHKAYIRANFKEVQLENIQVGQSVIVKIDAYPNHPFRGRIHSVYSGTGDAFSLLPPENATGNWVKITRRVPVKILLEQAPPPNVSLLVGMSAHVKVDIRDRSGSRMLAYPPRSQKSQTLVR
- a CDS encoding DinB family protein; translated protein: MTPEEKFDAAIKSAVNDREALIKFMGNYTDAQASWEPGAGEWSIAQGAEHILLTDTFARQGLLKTLSDAKENKVWDNAPDNPEKFTIDQLRRREQGAVPSPDHLLPKEGRLLSAMIPLLLPSREETGAALAPYRGHELERLIPPSTRYGELNVYDRMHYMGIHDALHMEQMERVTKAKGFPSRE